The proteins below are encoded in one region of Epinephelus lanceolatus isolate andai-2023 chromosome 7, ASM4190304v1, whole genome shotgun sequence:
- the ap1ar gene encoding AP-1 complex-associated regulatory protein isoform X3 — MGNCWAYCVGLFRREANRIQRGGGSKYFRSSTTGEHYTIEFENLVESDEAESPQPCPRPISEDEIKHLTEHHYTAISDKQILIDQKLQVELSAQRTRGKADGSGGETQQRKQASGEDFDVYLQNVKAQSEAFRGNRLPSDTNVMTPNTECSWDFTTKTRSTNDDGTSLDLEWEDEEGINRALPAWERSRTEEDILRAALRPGSKQMNSGPTSASEDSNALEWENDFVSTLPEDSADAEFEGFVNPVLDTPSEDASDRGLRLDNQDR; from the exons ATGGGTAACTGCTGGGCATACTGTGTCGGGCTCTTCAGGAGAGAAGCCAACAGGATCCAGAGAGGAGGCGG GTCAAAATACTTCAGAAGCAGTACCACAGGGGAACATTATACAATAGAG TTTGAAAATCTGGTAGAGAGTGATGAG GCTGAGAGCCCACAGCCCTGCCCGAG GCCCATCAGTGAAGATGAGATCAAACACCTCACAGAGCACCACTACACTGCGATCTCAGACAAGCAGATCCTGATAGACCAGAAGCTACAAGTGGAG CTGTCTGCCCAGAGGACACGGGGGAAAGCAGATGGCTCCGGCGGTGAAACTCAGCAAAGAAA ACAAGCCTCTGGAGAGGATTTTGACGTCTACCTCCAAAATGTAAAAGCCCAGTCAGAAGCTTTCAGGGGCAACA GACTGCCATCTGACACCAACGTGATGACTCCCAACACAGAGTGCAGCTGGGACTTCACCACCAAGACCCGCTCCACCAATGATGACGGGACCTCACTGGATCTAGAGTGGGAAGATGAGGAAG GAATCAATCGTGCACTTCCAGCCTGGGAGAGGTCTCGGACGGAGGAGGACATCCTGCGTGCAGCCCTGAGGCCCGGGAGCAAGCAGATGAACAGCGGGCCGACCTCGGCCTCCGAGGACTCCAATGCACTGGAGTGGGAGAATGATTTTGTGAGTACCCTTCCAGAGGACAGCGCAGATgctgagtttgaaggatttgtCAATCCTGTCCTAGACACTCCCTCTGAGGACGCCTCGGACCGCGGCCTCAGGTTGGACAACCAGGACAGATAG
- the ap1ar gene encoding AP-1 complex-associated regulatory protein isoform X1, producing MGNCWAYCVGLFRREANRIQRGGGSKYFRSSTTGEHYTIEFENLVESDEAESPQPCPRPISEDEIKHLTEHHYTAISDKQILIDQKLQVELEEQEEKLRLEEEARNAAQREAARLARERKMKEQLSAQRTRGKADGSGGETQQRKQASGEDFDVYLQNVKAQSEAFRGNRLPSDTNVMTPNTECSWDFTTKTRSTNDDGTSLDLEWEDEEGINRALPAWERSRTEEDILRAALRPGSKQMNSGPTSASEDSNALEWENDFVSTLPEDSADAEFEGFVNPVLDTPSEDASDRGLRLDNQDR from the exons ATGGGTAACTGCTGGGCATACTGTGTCGGGCTCTTCAGGAGAGAAGCCAACAGGATCCAGAGAGGAGGCGG GTCAAAATACTTCAGAAGCAGTACCACAGGGGAACATTATACAATAGAG TTTGAAAATCTGGTAGAGAGTGATGAG GCTGAGAGCCCACAGCCCTGCCCGAG GCCCATCAGTGAAGATGAGATCAAACACCTCACAGAGCACCACTACACTGCGATCTCAGACAAGCAGATCCTGATAGACCAGAAGCTACAAGTGGAG TTAGAGGAACAAGAGGAGAAGTTGAGGCTAGAAGAGGAGGCTAGAAATGCCGCCCAGCGCGAGGCCGCCAGGTTGGCACGTGAACGAAAAATGAAGGAG CAGCTGTCTGCCCAGAGGACACGGGGGAAAGCAGATGGCTCCGGCGGTGAAACTCAGCAAAGAAA ACAAGCCTCTGGAGAGGATTTTGACGTCTACCTCCAAAATGTAAAAGCCCAGTCAGAAGCTTTCAGGGGCAACA GACTGCCATCTGACACCAACGTGATGACTCCCAACACAGAGTGCAGCTGGGACTTCACCACCAAGACCCGCTCCACCAATGATGACGGGACCTCACTGGATCTAGAGTGGGAAGATGAGGAAG GAATCAATCGTGCACTTCCAGCCTGGGAGAGGTCTCGGACGGAGGAGGACATCCTGCGTGCAGCCCTGAGGCCCGGGAGCAAGCAGATGAACAGCGGGCCGACCTCGGCCTCCGAGGACTCCAATGCACTGGAGTGGGAGAATGATTTTGTGAGTACCCTTCCAGAGGACAGCGCAGATgctgagtttgaaggatttgtCAATCCTGTCCTAGACACTCCCTCTGAGGACGCCTCGGACCGCGGCCTCAGGTTGGACAACCAGGACAGATAG
- the ap1ar gene encoding AP-1 complex-associated regulatory protein isoform X2 — protein MGNCWAYCVGLFRREANRIQRGGGSKYFRSSTTGEHYTIEFENLVESDEAESPQPCPRPISEDEIKHLTEHHYTAISDKQILIDQKLQVELEEQEEKLRLEEEARNAAQREAARLARERKMKELSAQRTRGKADGSGGETQQRKQASGEDFDVYLQNVKAQSEAFRGNRLPSDTNVMTPNTECSWDFTTKTRSTNDDGTSLDLEWEDEEGINRALPAWERSRTEEDILRAALRPGSKQMNSGPTSASEDSNALEWENDFVSTLPEDSADAEFEGFVNPVLDTPSEDASDRGLRLDNQDR, from the exons ATGGGTAACTGCTGGGCATACTGTGTCGGGCTCTTCAGGAGAGAAGCCAACAGGATCCAGAGAGGAGGCGG GTCAAAATACTTCAGAAGCAGTACCACAGGGGAACATTATACAATAGAG TTTGAAAATCTGGTAGAGAGTGATGAG GCTGAGAGCCCACAGCCCTGCCCGAG GCCCATCAGTGAAGATGAGATCAAACACCTCACAGAGCACCACTACACTGCGATCTCAGACAAGCAGATCCTGATAGACCAGAAGCTACAAGTGGAG TTAGAGGAACAAGAGGAGAAGTTGAGGCTAGAAGAGGAGGCTAGAAATGCCGCCCAGCGCGAGGCCGCCAGGTTGGCACGTGAACGAAAAATGAAGGAG CTGTCTGCCCAGAGGACACGGGGGAAAGCAGATGGCTCCGGCGGTGAAACTCAGCAAAGAAA ACAAGCCTCTGGAGAGGATTTTGACGTCTACCTCCAAAATGTAAAAGCCCAGTCAGAAGCTTTCAGGGGCAACA GACTGCCATCTGACACCAACGTGATGACTCCCAACACAGAGTGCAGCTGGGACTTCACCACCAAGACCCGCTCCACCAATGATGACGGGACCTCACTGGATCTAGAGTGGGAAGATGAGGAAG GAATCAATCGTGCACTTCCAGCCTGGGAGAGGTCTCGGACGGAGGAGGACATCCTGCGTGCAGCCCTGAGGCCCGGGAGCAAGCAGATGAACAGCGGGCCGACCTCGGCCTCCGAGGACTCCAATGCACTGGAGTGGGAGAATGATTTTGTGAGTACCCTTCCAGAGGACAGCGCAGATgctgagtttgaaggatttgtCAATCCTGTCCTAGACACTCCCTCTGAGGACGCCTCGGACCGCGGCCTCAGGTTGGACAACCAGGACAGATAG
- the LOC117261282 gene encoding cilia- and flagella-associated protein 100: MSSPHPKGAEISSGNIVSETDSAAKSHKSDMKRRRETRQSPFKVPDSKSIFLLSVNERGERKEEMCKFLSLPIDEKTTHAAQMIAKLGKELEEQVEEEEEEVEEKEKMKNQKQIKTKTVLPKQTPSRHQLKMAMMKRENITKESKHDLISMERQKAVLELSLMTKRSEILRMDKAIAKEEAQLRQLEKIIERDNLKFEEFLRENEKKSVEARTFFEQEAKIKQEKNAEIKKLTAEIGTIQSEIAKFEEILIDYKRYKELLFQLSPPEWQEAQKTKALKAKVLPGGDAGDKQNGELEGSAVKNGLEGKDSSPGRELPSMKETRPPSAHSDTQITTSKLDSDSSEYEDEPELYFTDPQQLLDLVTELTDHNLSLIQNSTRVEETLEELRESMETTRKKIEKDEEQLTLQIADMNQRIDIEKARGAKLRQKVQLHVSLNTEDQDVMLDALGEKVVEVHRCCVDDRITNLSTLEKLANIENRMSLLLQGLESIPEENLEIMKKIKDSEKRSRQREEKLREQREKQKERMRRYLERSLADSKKITGRKLMPRCKPVAQKVRVRNVDDTSAEDEMHAYLFSSEDLE; this comes from the exons ATGTCATCACCACATCCCA AGGGAGCAGAGATTTCTTCAGGCAACATTGTTTCAGAGACTGACAGTGCTGCCAAATCACATAAATCAG atatgaagaggaggagggagactcGACAAAGCCCATTCAAAGTGCCAGACAGTAAAAGCATTTTCCTGCTGAGTGTAAATGAAAGAGGGGAGCGAAAagag GAGATGTGTAAATTCCTGTCTTTACCAATTGATGAGAAGACGACCCACGCTGCTCAAATGATAGCCAAGCTGGGGAAAGAGCTGGAAGAACaagtggaggaggaagaagaggaggtggaagaaaaggagaagatgaagaatcaaaaacaaatcaagACTAAGACAGTTCTCCCTAAACAAACACCCAGCAGACATCAGCTGAAGATGGCCATGATGAAACGAG AAAACATTACAAAAGAAAGCAAACATGATTTAATCTCCATGGAACGGCAGAAGGCGGTGTTGGAG TTATCTCTGATGACGAAGAGGTCTGAGATTTTGAGGATGGACAAAGCCATTGCAAAAGAGGAGGCACAGCTGAGGCAGCTTGAAAAGATTATTGAGAGAGACAACCTCAAATTTGAAGAGTTCCTCAGGGAGAACGAGAAGAAATCTGTGGAGGCCAGAACATT ttttgaACAGGAGGCCAAGATCAAACAAGAGAAGAATGCAGAGATCAAGAAACTGACTGCTGAAATAGGGACCATACAAAG TGAaattgccaaatttgaagaaatcctAATAGACTACAAGAGATACAAGGAGCTTCTGTTCCAGCTGTCTCCTCCAGAGTGGCAGGAGGCCCAGAAGACCAAGGCTTTGAAAGCTAAAGTCCTGCCTGGCGGAGACGCTGGGGACAAGCAGAATGGGGAGCTCGAGGGGTCAGCTGTTAAGAACG GTTTGGAGGGCAAAGATTCCAGTCCAGGTCGAGAGCTGCCTTCCATGAAAGAGACCAGACCTCCCTCAGCCCACAGCGACACACA GATCACAACCTCTAAACTGGATAGCGACAGCTCAGAATATGAG GATGAGCCGGAGCTGTACTTCACTGATCCCCAGCAGCTACTGGATCTGGTGACAGAGCTGACAGACCACAACTTGTCCCTTATTCAGAACTCTACAAGGGTGGAAGAGACACTGGAAGAGCTCCGAGAGTCCATGGAGACAACCAGGAAGAAGAT TGAAAAGGACGAAGAGCAGCTAACACTGCAGATAGCCGACATGAACCAGAGAATCGACATAGAGAAGGCAAGAGGCGCGAAGCTCAGACAGAAGGTTCAGCTCCATGTTTCACTGAACACAGAAGACCAG GATGTTATGTTGGATGCTCTGGGTGAGAAGGTGGTAGAGGTCCATCGCTGCTGCGTGGATGACAGAATTACCAACCTCAGCACCTTGGAGAAACTGGCCAATATTGAGAATCGCATGTCTTTACTGCTGCAGGGCCTCGAGAGCATCCCTGAAGAGAACTTAGAGATAATGAAGAAGATCAAGGACAGTGAGAAGAGGAGCAG GCAGCGTGAGGAAAagctgagagagcagagagagaaacagaaggagaggatgaggaggtaCTTGGAGAGATCTCTGGCTGACTCCAAGAAAATA ACAGGGAGAAAGCTCATGCCCAGATGCAAACCTGTTGCCCAGAAAGTCAGAGTCAGGAATGTGGACGACACCTCTGCTGAAGATGAGATGCATGCCTACCTCTTCAGCTCTGAGGATTTAGAGTAA